In Aristaeella hokkaidonensis, the following are encoded in one genomic region:
- a CDS encoding ABC transporter ATP-binding protein, producing MKFLWKYLKKYQWMILIGMGLKLAGTLTELLIPYVMEHLLDHVVPQKETAPVLLWGGAMILLACVVRFLNVTANKKAVWIAKESIFTIRRDLFHSALNLSGGQTDEIGLPSLISRMTSDTYNVQNFIRAAQTLGIRAPIMLIGGIVITLTMDTGLALILCIMAPIMIGLVVFISFKGIPLYDMVQRGMDDIVRIMRENISGIRVVKALSKEPFEMRRFGEANDTTSRRDIKASIIMALPGPVVTLFLNIGLTLIVFIGAKRVNAGVTQPGVILAFLTYFNMILMGVMGLNRVFLMLSKANASAARIAEATEQQEDLAVLPAEKGAATEREGHIVFDHVTFSYAGNGENAAQNSAAFAGSSRQQCLKDVDFTIRKGGSLGIIGATGSGKTTIINLLMRFYDPGEGHVFIDGQDVRTMDRDALRRRFGTVFQNDTIFASSIRENVVFGRNVDEERLQEALGDAMAADFVNRYEDGADHMAAIHGGNFSGGQKQRLLIARAVAAKPDILILDDSSSALDYRTDAELRKAISSRYTGTTLIVIAQRVSSIMNLDEIIVLDEGEMIGKGTHEELMRECPVYREIQQTQMGEVE from the coding sequence ATGAAGTTTCTTTGGAAGTATCTGAAAAAGTATCAATGGATGATCCTGATCGGTATGGGACTGAAGCTGGCCGGAACGCTGACCGAGCTTCTGATTCCCTATGTGATGGAACATCTGCTGGACCATGTGGTGCCGCAAAAGGAGACGGCGCCGGTTTTGCTGTGGGGCGGGGCGATGATCCTGCTGGCCTGTGTGGTTCGGTTCCTGAATGTGACGGCAAACAAGAAAGCGGTGTGGATTGCCAAGGAAAGTATTTTTACCATCCGGCGGGACTTGTTCCATTCAGCACTGAACCTGTCCGGAGGGCAAACAGATGAGATTGGCCTGCCTTCCCTGATTTCCAGGATGACCTCTGACACGTACAATGTGCAGAATTTTATCCGGGCTGCCCAGACGCTGGGTATCCGGGCGCCGATCATGCTGATCGGAGGTATCGTCATTACGCTGACTATGGATACAGGCCTGGCGCTGATTCTGTGCATCATGGCGCCGATTATGATCGGCCTGGTGGTGTTTATCTCTTTCAAGGGCATTCCGCTGTATGATATGGTGCAGCGGGGGATGGACGATATTGTGCGCATCATGCGGGAAAACATCTCCGGAATCCGGGTGGTGAAGGCGCTTTCCAAGGAACCCTTTGAGATGCGGCGCTTTGGAGAGGCAAATGATACGACTTCCCGGCGGGATATCAAGGCAAGTATCATTATGGCACTGCCGGGCCCGGTGGTAACGCTGTTCCTGAATATCGGCCTGACACTGATTGTTTTTATCGGCGCAAAACGGGTGAACGCGGGCGTGACCCAGCCCGGTGTGATCCTGGCCTTCCTGACATACTTCAATATGATCCTGATGGGCGTAATGGGCCTGAACCGCGTGTTCCTGATGCTCTCCAAGGCTAATGCTTCCGCGGCCCGTATCGCTGAGGCAACAGAGCAGCAGGAAGACCTGGCTGTACTGCCGGCAGAGAAAGGCGCCGCAACGGAGCGGGAGGGTCACATTGTTTTTGATCATGTAACCTTCAGTTATGCGGGGAACGGGGAGAACGCAGCGCAGAACTCTGCGGCTTTTGCGGGATCTTCCAGGCAGCAGTGCCTGAAGGACGTGGATTTCACGATCCGGAAGGGTGGATCCCTGGGCATTATCGGCGCCACGGGAAGCGGAAAAACCACGATCATCAACCTGCTGATGCGTTTTTACGATCCCGGGGAAGGGCATGTGTTCATTGACGGACAGGACGTTCGTACGATGGACCGGGATGCCCTGCGCCGCCGGTTCGGCACGGTGTTCCAGAATGATACGATCTTTGCCTCCAGCATCCGGGAGAATGTGGTATTCGGCCGGAACGTGGATGAGGAGCGGCTGCAGGAAGCCCTGGGAGATGCCATGGCAGCTGATTTTGTCAACCGGTATGAGGACGGGGCTGACCACATGGCAGCAATTCACGGCGGCAATTTCTCCGGCGGACAGAAGCAGCGGCTGCTGATTGCCCGGGCCGTGGCGGCGAAACCGGATATCCTGATCCTGGACGATTCCTCCTCCGCACTGGATTACCGGACGGATGCCGAATTGCGAAAAGCCATCAGCAGCCGGTACACCGGAACGACACTGATCGTCATTGCGCAGCGGGTTTCTTCCATCATGAACCTGGATGAAATCATTGTGCTGGATGAAGGAGAAATGATCGGCAAGGGAACGCATGAGGAACTGATGCGTGAATGCCCGGTTTACCGGGAGATCCAGCAAACCCAGATGGGGGAGGTGGAATAA
- a CDS encoding glycoside hydrolase family 2 protein, with translation MQRLFTSAGETLSGTPWNTYPRPQLVRKDWLCLNGKWHFTCGGTETEINVPFCPESLLSGVNIKMEYGREMVYSRCFTVPEEWEGKRILLHFGAVSRKATVRINGKEAVSHEESYLPFSADITDLICEGENEISVTAVNDLSHQHPWGKQKEKRGGMWYTPVSGIWQTVWIEPVPERYIHTLTIHTGRDYAEITVNGADDGAVEMNGVCYPLVRGMVRIDVKDPNCWCPENPYLYRFTVTAGEDRAESYFALRTLTVERISGIPRLCLNGEPYFFHGLLDQGYWSDGLYTPAASSCYESDILAMKALGFNMLRKHIKIEPEQFYYDCDRLGMIVFQDMVNCGEYHFLRDTILPTAGWKPLNDARLNRDQAARENFLKTMDETVRLLGNHPCICLWTIFNEGWGQFRADDAFRRLKALDGTRFVDSTSGWFARKLSDVESLHIYFKKLRTGKQDRPQFLSEFGGWSLKIPEHSFNLEKTYGYKKYENRETFVRDLKALYLEEVLPMISRGLCAGVYTQVSDVEDETNGLLTFDRKEAKVTPEEFRDVSDRLCKAIKEQA, from the coding sequence ATGCAGAGGCTATTTACATCAGCCGGAGAAACGCTGTCCGGTACTCCCTGGAATACGTACCCACGTCCGCAGCTGGTACGGAAAGACTGGCTGTGCCTGAACGGAAAATGGCATTTCACCTGCGGCGGGACGGAAACAGAAATCAATGTTCCCTTCTGCCCTGAAAGTTTGCTCTCGGGCGTCAACATAAAAATGGAATACGGCCGGGAGATGGTATATTCCAGATGCTTCACCGTGCCGGAGGAATGGGAAGGGAAACGGATCCTGCTTCACTTCGGGGCTGTCAGCCGGAAAGCAACGGTCAGGATTAACGGGAAGGAAGCGGTTTCCCATGAAGAGAGCTATCTTCCTTTCTCCGCGGATATCACAGACCTGATCTGCGAAGGAGAAAACGAAATATCTGTCACTGCCGTCAACGATCTGTCCCATCAGCATCCCTGGGGAAAACAGAAAGAAAAGCGGGGCGGCATGTGGTATACCCCGGTGTCCGGTATCTGGCAGACAGTCTGGATTGAACCGGTTCCGGAACGGTATATCCACACCCTGACGATTCATACGGGCAGGGATTACGCGGAAATCACTGTGAACGGCGCCGATGACGGAGCTGTTGAGATGAACGGCGTCTGCTATCCCCTGGTCCGTGGTATGGTCCGGATCGATGTGAAAGATCCAAACTGCTGGTGCCCGGAAAACCCGTACCTGTACCGGTTTACCGTGACCGCTGGCGAGGATCGGGCGGAATCATATTTTGCCCTGAGGACACTGACAGTGGAACGCATCAGCGGAATCCCGCGGCTTTGCCTGAACGGGGAACCGTATTTTTTCCACGGCCTGCTGGACCAGGGATACTGGAGCGACGGCCTGTATACGCCGGCGGCTTCCTCCTGTTATGAATCGGATATCCTGGCCATGAAGGCGCTGGGGTTCAACATGCTGCGTAAACACATCAAAATTGAACCGGAGCAGTTCTACTATGACTGTGACCGGCTGGGCATGATTGTTTTCCAGGATATGGTGAACTGCGGAGAGTATCATTTCCTTCGCGATACCATCCTGCCGACGGCTGGATGGAAGCCCCTGAATGACGCCCGCCTGAACCGGGACCAGGCTGCAAGGGAAAACTTCCTGAAGACCATGGATGAGACGGTCCGGCTGCTGGGCAATCATCCATGCATCTGCCTGTGGACCATCTTCAACGAAGGATGGGGTCAGTTCCGGGCAGATGACGCTTTCCGCCGGCTGAAAGCGCTGGACGGCACACGGTTTGTTGACAGCACTTCAGGCTGGTTTGCCCGGAAACTGAGCGACGTGGAAAGCCTCCATATCTATTTCAAAAAGCTTCGGACCGGAAAACAGGACCGGCCGCAGTTTCTGTCAGAATTCGGCGGATGGTCCCTCAAGATTCCGGAGCACAGCTTTAACCTGGAAAAGACCTACGGATACAAGAAGTACGAGAATCGGGAGACGTTCGTACGCGACCTGAAGGCACTGTACCTGGAAGAGGTGCTTCCCATGATTTCCCGGGGACTGTGCGCCGGGGTATATACCCAGGTTTCGGACGTTGAGGATGAAACCAACGGGCTTCTGACCTTTGACCGGAAGGAAGCCAAAGTGACCCCGGAGGAGTTCCGGGATGTTTCCGACAGGCTCTGTAAGGCAATCAAAGAACAGGCATGA
- a CDS encoding YitT family protein — MSKEQKVTLKEWIYITVGILIMTVGIYFFKFPNHFSTGGVTGIAIVLGHYVPSITPGTLVTIINIALLALGFAVFGKSFGVRTVYASLLMSGTLQLLEIVCPMSAPMTSQPLVELLFAVGLPAVGSAILFNLDASSGGTDIIAMILKKHTALNIGIALLCSDIIITVSACFAFGMETGLFSILGLIIKSLFMDLVTDNLKTKKCFQIITSHPEPIEQFITAELHRGATRLHGEGSYTHEGKTVLLTVVSRHEAVLLRNYIHKQDPAAFMIITSSTEIIGKGFRGVN; from the coding sequence ATGTCCAAGGAACAGAAGGTAACCCTGAAGGAATGGATCTATATCACAGTCGGTATCCTGATCATGACGGTCGGTATCTATTTCTTCAAATTCCCGAATCATTTCTCCACCGGCGGTGTGACGGGTATTGCCATTGTTCTGGGACACTACGTTCCGTCCATTACTCCCGGTACACTGGTGACGATCATCAATATTGCCCTGCTGGCCCTGGGATTTGCGGTTTTCGGAAAGTCCTTCGGAGTCAGGACAGTATATGCCTCCCTGCTGATGTCCGGCACATTACAGCTGCTGGAAATTGTCTGCCCGATGAGCGCTCCGATGACGTCCCAGCCCCTGGTGGAACTGCTTTTTGCCGTGGGACTTCCGGCGGTGGGTTCGGCAATCCTGTTTAACCTGGATGCTTCCTCCGGCGGAACGGATATCATCGCGATGATCCTGAAGAAGCATACGGCGCTGAACATCGGTATTGCCCTGCTGTGCAGCGACATCATCATCACAGTGTCTGCCTGCTTTGCCTTCGGCATGGAGACGGGACTGTTCTCCATCCTGGGACTGATTATCAAATCACTGTTCATGGACCTGGTGACAGACAACCTGAAAACCAAGAAGTGCTTCCAGATCATCACTTCCCATCCTGAACCCATTGAACAGTTTATTACCGCAGAGCTTCACCGCGGCGCAACCCGGCTGCACGGGGAGGGCTCCTATACCCATGAGGGAAAGACCGTGCTGCTGACCGTAGTGTCCAGGCATGAGGCGGTGCTGCTGCGGAACTATATTCACAAGCAGGATCCGGCGGCCTTTATGATTATCACTTCCAGCACGGAGATTATTGGCAAGGGCTTCCGCGGGGTGAATTAA
- a CDS encoding sugar phosphate isomerase/epimerase family protein, with the protein MIHFGMLTLIENHTLQDNIDLCESLGLRFIELNMNFPEYQTDELQKTDELIRAAEKAGIYFTIHLDENLNIADFNRLVSDAYLETVRQSVAVSQKLMALRDRYDPERRPLTLNMHMNPGIYITLPDRKVQMYERDFETYMKSFAAFRSLCEEWIGEADIRIAVENTDGFRSYEKEAIRYLLESPVFGLTWDIGHSKAIHETDVPFITEHQDRLIHFHIHDATETPAKNHLALGDGELDLMARLQLAAQRNARCVLETKTIEALKKSVAWLKEHQLWNT; encoded by the coding sequence ATGATTCATTTCGGTATGCTGACCCTGATCGAGAACCACACGCTGCAGGACAATATTGACCTGTGCGAAAGCCTCGGCCTGCGTTTTATTGAACTGAACATGAATTTCCCGGAGTATCAGACGGATGAACTGCAGAAGACGGATGAACTGATCCGGGCCGCGGAAAAGGCCGGGATCTACTTTACCATTCACCTGGATGAAAACCTGAATATTGCGGATTTCAACCGGCTGGTTTCTGACGCGTATCTGGAAACCGTCCGGCAGTCTGTTGCGGTGTCCCAAAAGCTGATGGCATTACGGGATCGTTATGATCCGGAAAGAAGGCCGCTGACACTGAATATGCATATGAATCCCGGAATCTACATCACCCTTCCGGACAGGAAGGTGCAGATGTATGAGCGGGATTTTGAAACATACATGAAATCCTTTGCTGCGTTCCGTTCACTGTGTGAGGAATGGATCGGCGAGGCTGATATCCGTATTGCTGTTGAAAATACGGACGGATTCCGCAGCTATGAGAAGGAAGCCATCCGGTATCTGCTGGAAAGCCCGGTTTTCGGACTGACCTGGGATATCGGCCATTCCAAAGCCATTCATGAGACAGACGTTCCGTTTATCACGGAACATCAGGACAGGCTGATCCATTTCCATATCCATGACGCAACGGAGACACCGGCGAAGAACCATCTGGCGCTGGGAGACGGGGAACTGGACCTGATGGCAAGACTTCAGCTGGCCGCTCAGCGGAACGCACGGTGCGTCCTGGAAACGAAGACGATTGAAGCACTGAAGAAATCTGTGGCCTGGCTGAAGGAACATCAGCTGTGGAATACATAA
- a CDS encoding ABC transporter ATP-binding protein, with protein sequence MANRDSIMTKPKDSKGAFMRLLSYLGAFKALILLVAVLCLISNVLSLWGPTLAGSAINEAAAGINKVNFEKVAYYAVRMLAVYVSSSLITILIHMIMVNVSKRVGRKMRQDVFDKLMRLPVGFFDRNQAGDIISRVSYDVDVISTCMATDVVAILTSVVTVAGALIMMVRISPVLSLVTLVTVPASIVFTAHMRKKTQPRFVKRSRSYGAMNGFVEEQLSGQKTIQAYAYEDQIDDKYEDINHQAAEAYYDADSLAATIGPTIGFINNIGLSLITLLGSVLYMNGAIGLGNISSFVLYSRKFSGPINEVANIINELFSALAAAERVFGLLDQPEELKDAEGARTLTDVEGNVALNKVSFGYDPDRTIIHDLSMRADAGKLTAIVGPTGAGKTTIINLLMRFYDVDSGSVTVDGQDVRELTRRSLRSAYAMVLQDTWVFRGTIFDNIAYGKENATMDEVVAAAKAAHIHPFIMRLPEGYQTVISEDGGNISKGQKQLLTIARAMLYTSNMLILDEATSNVDTSTEREIQRAMRKLMTGRTCFVIAHRLSTIRNADNILVVNQGDVVEQGTHDELMQARGFYYRLYRAQFE encoded by the coding sequence ATGGCCAACAGAGATTCCATTATGACCAAACCCAAGGACTCAAAGGGAGCCTTTATGCGCCTGCTGTCCTACCTGGGCGCGTTCAAAGCACTGATCCTGCTGGTGGCGGTGCTGTGTCTGATCAGCAATGTACTGAGCCTGTGGGGACCGACGCTGGCCGGATCCGCGATTAATGAGGCGGCGGCAGGAATAAACAAGGTGAACTTCGAAAAGGTCGCCTACTATGCGGTCCGGATGCTGGCAGTATACGTGAGCTCTTCCCTGATCACCATCCTGATTCATATGATTATGGTGAATGTTTCCAAACGTGTGGGCCGGAAGATGCGGCAGGATGTGTTTGACAAGCTGATGCGGCTGCCGGTGGGCTTTTTTGACCGGAACCAGGCGGGAGATATCATCAGCCGGGTATCCTATGACGTGGACGTAATCAGCACCTGTATGGCCACGGATGTGGTGGCAATCCTGACCAGTGTGGTGACGGTAGCCGGCGCGCTGATCATGATGGTCCGGATATCCCCGGTACTGAGCCTGGTGACGCTGGTAACGGTGCCTGCTTCCATCGTGTTCACCGCCCACATGCGAAAGAAGACCCAGCCCCGGTTTGTGAAACGGTCCAGGTCCTACGGAGCGATGAACGGATTTGTGGAAGAGCAGCTGTCCGGGCAGAAGACCATCCAGGCCTATGCCTATGAGGACCAGATTGACGATAAATATGAGGATATCAACCACCAGGCCGCGGAAGCGTATTATGACGCGGATTCCCTGGCGGCAACCATCGGTCCGACGATCGGCTTTATCAACAATATCGGCCTGAGCCTGATCACCCTGCTGGGATCGGTGCTGTATATGAACGGGGCCATCGGGTTGGGAAACATCTCTTCTTTTGTGCTGTATTCCCGGAAATTTTCCGGTCCGATCAACGAAGTAGCGAACATCATCAACGAACTCTTCTCCGCACTGGCGGCGGCGGAACGGGTATTCGGCCTGCTGGATCAGCCGGAAGAACTGAAGGATGCAGAGGGTGCCCGGACGCTGACGGACGTGGAAGGCAACGTGGCGCTGAATAAGGTGTCCTTTGGTTATGACCCGGACCGGACCATTATCCACGATCTTTCCATGCGGGCGGATGCAGGAAAGCTGACGGCTATCGTAGGCCCTACCGGCGCCGGCAAAACAACGATCATCAACCTGTTGATGCGTTTTTACGACGTGGACAGCGGCAGCGTGACCGTGGACGGACAGGACGTAAGGGAGCTGACCCGGAGAAGCCTGCGGTCTGCTTATGCCATGGTGCTGCAGGACACCTGGGTGTTCCGGGGCACGATCTTTGACAATATAGCCTACGGCAAGGAAAACGCCACGATGGATGAGGTGGTGGCCGCGGCGAAGGCCGCCCATATCCATCCGTTTATCATGCGGCTGCCGGAAGGATACCAGACAGTAATCAGCGAGGACGGCGGCAACATTTCGAAGGGACAGAAGCAGCTGCTGACGATCGCCCGGGCAATGCTGTATACCTCCAATATGCTGATCCTGGATGAGGCAACCTCCAACGTGGATACTTCCACAGAACGGGAGATCCAGCGGGCTATGCGAAAGCTGATGACAGGGCGGACGTGCTTTGTAATCGCCCACCGGCTATCCACAATCCGGAACGCTGACAATATCCTGGTAGTAAACCAGGGAGACGTTGTGGAGCAAGGGACGCACGACGAACTGATGCAGGCGCGGGGGTTCTACTATCGTCTGTACCGTGCGCAGTTTGAATAA
- a CDS encoding MFS transporter translates to MMKNRKFQIALIIFSLTGQIAWVVENMYFNVFIYKMFRASASDIALMVTASAIAATLTTILMGALSDRIGKRKIFMCAGYIAWGISIISFALIRTDVISSLFGMVTGAATVGITLTIIMDCVMTFFGSTANDAAYNAWLTDSTDATNRGAAEGINSMMPLISILVVFGGFMGFDLDQASSWTAIYCIIGGLVLLIGILGFFLVDEAPVRNPDSLGYFATILYGFRPAVIRKNAVLYFSMAAFIIFNISIQIYMPYLIIYYEQTLGMADYVLIMAPAIILAAAVTFFFGRLIDRFGFRKTVLPALFLLALGFVLLWLVPSVIQAEGMAMKIPVFIGSFLMMSGYLSGMAAYGTQLRNYTPEHMAGRFQGLRILSQVLIPGIIGPQIGAWVLRDAPTISNSDGTTSFLPSADIFLTALIVLLILIAVLSAWLLHNKNGVEGSASMELRGDR, encoded by the coding sequence ATGATGAAGAACCGTAAATTCCAGATTGCCCTGATTATATTCTCCCTTACCGGCCAGATTGCCTGGGTCGTGGAGAATATGTATTTCAACGTGTTCATCTATAAGATGTTCCGGGCTTCCGCGTCGGATATTGCCCTGATGGTTACTGCCAGCGCGATCGCGGCGACGCTGACCACCATCCTGATGGGCGCCCTGTCCGACCGGATCGGGAAACGAAAAATCTTTATGTGTGCCGGATACATTGCCTGGGGTATCTCCATTATCTCGTTTGCCCTGATCCGGACAGACGTAATTTCCTCCCTGTTCGGCATGGTGACCGGTGCGGCAACCGTCGGAATCACGCTGACCATTATCATGGACTGCGTGATGACCTTCTTCGGATCCACGGCGAATGACGCCGCCTACAATGCCTGGCTGACAGACTCCACAGACGCCACCAACCGCGGGGCGGCCGAAGGCATCAACTCCATGATGCCCCTGATCTCCATTCTTGTGGTGTTTGGCGGATTCATGGGCTTTGACCTGGATCAGGCTTCCAGCTGGACTGCCATATACTGCATTATCGGCGGGCTGGTCCTGCTGATCGGAATCCTGGGTTTCTTCCTGGTGGATGAAGCCCCGGTCAGGAATCCGGACAGCCTGGGCTACTTTGCCACAATCCTGTACGGGTTTCGCCCGGCGGTGATCCGGAAAAATGCCGTGCTGTATTTTTCCATGGCGGCCTTCATTATTTTCAACATCTCCATTCAGATTTACATGCCCTACCTGATTATCTACTATGAGCAGACGCTGGGTATGGCGGACTACGTGCTGATTATGGCGCCGGCTATTATCCTGGCCGCGGCTGTGACCTTCTTCTTCGGCAGGCTGATTGACCGTTTTGGATTCCGAAAGACAGTCCTTCCGGCTCTGTTCCTGCTGGCGCTGGGTTTTGTCCTGCTGTGGCTGGTGCCTTCTGTGATTCAGGCCGAGGGTATGGCGATGAAAATACCGGTGTTTATCGGCTCCTTCCTGATGATGTCCGGCTACCTGAGCGGCATGGCCGCATACGGCACACAGCTGCGCAACTATACCCCTGAACACATGGCAGGCCGTTTCCAGGGACTTCGGATCCTTTCGCAGGTGCTGATTCCCGGCATCATCGGTCCGCAGATCGGCGCATGGGTACTCCGGGACGCGCCGACCATTTCCAACAGCGATGGAACAACCTCTTTCCTGCCAAGTGCGGATATCTTCCTGACGGCGCTGATTGTCCTGCTTATTCTGATTGCGGTACTGTCCGCCTGGCTGCTTCATAACAAAAACGGTGTGGAAGGCTCTGCATCAATGGAACTCCGGGGGGACAGATGA